The DNA window GCCTCGGGTGAGTTACCGATCGCCTATGTGCCGGAATCACCAGTGCTAGAGTCATTCGAAGGTCCAGATCCGTTCGATACTTCCTACGCCGAGAAGGTTATCAAAGGCCCTGAAGTCTCGAAGCGTGGAAAGAAGATCGTTAATATCGGTGCTGCCGTCGAAGTACTAACCGGTCGCGTAGAGAGTGTTTCCACAAGAAAATCTTCGCGTAGACCACGGCGAGGACCACAAAATTTGCTGTTGGAAAGCTTCGACGACGCACAAGCAGACGGCGAGGAAGCAAAACCGTCCACGGAAGAGTCTGCCCCACAGCAATCCATACTAACTCTTCTCGACGATACTGACGAGCTCACTAGCGATGCACCGATCGATCTGAGCGTTTCGCTACATATAGCACTACAGAAGGAGCAAGAAGCTAAAAAGGAGCAGGAGCCAGAACCGGTCGAACCGGAGTTTAATCTCGACGAGTTTGACGACCTAAACAAACGTGAACCAGCGGTTGAAGGGGACAATTTTGCATTACTTGTAGGTGAGACTAGTCTCGAAGGTAAAAGCTGCTTATTCAAGTTTGTTTTCGCGTCAATAACTATCCTTTTTTGTAGGTGCTAAGAAACCATCTCGTCCGCCACCACCGCGTCCATCCACCGGACCAAAAGTTGCGGACGTTGTAGGCCTCGAAGAAGACGACGATTTAGAACTCGAAGCGGACGATCCATTTGATACGGGATTTGTTGAGCGTGTTCTTCCTGCTACTGCCAAGGAAGACGACGATTTCGATCCACGTGCAGACGAAGGCCTCCAGGAAGAGGAGGACGACTTCGAATTTGATCCCCGAGCTGGGGACGATAAAATAACCGCCCCGATCCGAGCGAAAACTCCTGATCTTTTTTCGGCAGAGGAAAATTCCCAACTGCAAGTCGGCGGCGGTCTAACCAAAGATCTACTATCTGGAAGTGCTACTGATCTTGCTGATATCGATCAGGCACCTTTGGAACTGCTTGCCACTGACGCGAATTCCGCAGGATTCGAGGTTGACCCGTTCGATACATCAGCAGTCAACTCGATTGTTGCACCTGGAAAAACCGAGCTTAAATTCTTGGAGGAGGAATTATTGGCCGACAAACCGAGTGGACTACACCACTCGCTCAGTGATCCAGACTTTGATCCTCGAGGCGCCGACAGTGAACCGGACAAGGAAGCCGACGATTTCGCTTCCATCGCTCAGCGCAAGTCTTCCTTGTGTCTACAAATCAACGGATCGGCTAAGAACAAGACTGTACTCTTCGCTGTTCCAGACTCTGACTTGCTTAAGCTAGACGCTGATCATTCGATAACCAAGAAACCGCTCACACCATACTATAACCGAGAGTCTTCGATCCCGGAGTCGGAAGTTGTCGACCCGTTCGACACATCGTTCGTACCAAGCACTGCACCGACTCAGGTTGAGATAAACCTAATCGAGCAGGAGTTGAACAACGCTACTCTGAAACACAGCTTGTCTGACCCTGATTTTGACCCACGGGCTATTACTCCAGTGCAAAAGCCTCCAACAACTCAACCAAACTCAGATCTGCTCGGTACTCACGAGCACTACAATCAAAAGGTTCTTACACCGGCAGTGGAAACTGAGCCGGCGGAAATCGATCCCTTCGACACTTCGATCGCTGTCAATATCCAACCAGGTCGAACCGAGCTTAAACTTCTCGAGGACGAACTGATTCCAGCGGCGGCAGTATCCGCGACCCCGAATCCGGATATTCTCTCCGATTCGCAGGAAACTGGTTCCATCTTTGTGAAAGTTTTAACTCCCCAGCCGAGTAACTCCATTGACGAGACTGACATCGATCCGTTCGACACTTCGTTTGCCAACGACTTGGGACCAGGCAAGACTGAAATCAAGCTACTAGAAAACGAACTAATCCATAACTAAGCGAAGACACAAAGGAGCAAAATGGCGAACCCTTTTCTGATGGAGGATGAGCCAATGCCAGGCAGTGAGCCGGTCTCGAATCCTTTCCTGTTCGGTGGTGACGATGATGATGCGCAAGACGACGGAGGTACTGCGGCGGGGGTGGATGACAATCCATTCTTGGCGCAGGTCGGTAATCCATTTGCGGACTTTGGCGGTGAGGCAGACGAACCGGCTGCTGCTGCGGCAGTGGCTCCTCCGGCTATGAATGATCTGTTTGGCACTGCGGGATACAACGCGGTGGTAGTGACAACCGGTGCCGAAATTTTCGGAGTAACTGACTCTATTATGGCACAGAGTGGTGGTGCCCCCTACCAGCAAACTAACAACAACTTCTTCGACACCACAATCAACGAAGATGATGATCtgataattccgaaaccgacGCATCTACAGTTAGGTCCCCACACCAACACCAACCTGATGGATGATGCGATGATCAACGCGTATTCCAGTGAAGATGAGTTGAAAGCTGCCAAAGATAACAGCAACAAGATGGCTCCTCCGAGACCGATCCCGCCATCGCAGGCAACGCAGCAGTTGATTAGTTCGATTGCCGACCAGCTCGATCAGACTAGTACGAATTTACTTCGTCAGATCCCGGCTACCAGAACGCCCAGCCCGGTGTCTATGAGAGATCTGCATTCTCCCAGTCCAACACCCGACTTTGGCGATCTGTTATCCGTCGGAGACCAGCCACAACCAACGCAGGATCCAGACCTCTTCGGCACTGGTATGCCACAGAATGCCAATGATAATCCATTCGCGGAACCCGCAGTTCCAACGATTGCCGCCGCTGCCGCCACCGTTCCAGCCAAACCCGAAGTTCAAAAGCCTCCGCGTCCAAGACCACCTCCACCGCGTCCAGCTCCTCCGAGAAGTTCGTTAGCATCATCACCAGTTACGGCATCTGTTCCCAGTGTGCCACATATGCCACCAGCTCCAGCTCAGCCACAACAGGAAGCGGATCTTTTCGATCTCTTCGGTACTACTCCCACTGCTGCCAAGGCAGCTCCTCCGAAACCTCCTGCCCCGAAAACTAAGGAAGATATTATGTCTCTGTTCTCCACGCCGGCGGCCCCGGCTGCTACTTCCGCTCAGGAACCTAAGCAGACTGATCTGCTGAGCGGCGATttcgatgacattttcggtggAGGTTGTCCGGAACCCACGGGTACTGAATCATTCATTCCAAATTTAACCGAGAACTTGGTGCAAGCTCAAATTCCTCCAACCGAAACCGTTGTGGCAGCTCCCGAACAGCAACCGGTGCCAGCACCGGTAATCATCAAGGAGACTATTCCAGAACCGGAACCTGTGCCAGTGATTCCAGTCGTCGAACAGCCCGTTATGGAGCCATCCCCGGAGATTGTCCTGGAAGCACCTCCAGAACCCGACGAAGTTATAATACGATCCGAGGCCTCTTCAGACTACAGCCCGACTGGGTCGAA is part of the Topomyia yanbarensis strain Yona2022 chromosome 1, ASM3024719v1, whole genome shotgun sequence genome and encodes:
- the LOC131693076 gene encoding protein stoned-A → MLKLPKGLKKKKKGKKSKKDQELFTEEELEQYRREHQAQASSALNSAAPSDSEDQPGEKSENDEEWSKFAALTTGIDTVLKKTQEDLDRIKEASFYQKVPTKVQLEAQEREEQLRREQEEQEKAREAAKEAEEKRAAEELINAVVELSDSEPNSEVEEDIFDTNYIDAIASGELPIAYVPESPVLESFEGPDPFDTSYAEKVIKGPEVSKRGKKIVNIGAAVEVLTGRVESVSTRKSSRRPRRGPQNLLLESFDDAQADGEEAKPSTEESAPQQSILTLLDDTDELTSDAPIDLSVSLHIALQKEQEAKKEQEPEPVEPEFNLDEFDDLNKREPAVEGDNFALLVGETSLEGAKKPSRPPPPRPSTGPKVADVVGLEEDDDLELEADDPFDTGFVERVLPATAKEDDDFDPRADEGLQEEEDDFEFDPRAGDDKITAPIRAKTPDLFSAEENSQLQVGGGLTKDLLSGSATDLADIDQAPLELLATDANSAGFEVDPFDTSAVNSIVAPGKTELKFLEEELLADKPSGLHHSLSDPDFDPRGADSEPDKEADDFASIAQRKSSLCLQINGSAKNKTVLFAVPDSDLLKLDADHSITKKPLTPYYNRESSIPESEVVDPFDTSFVPSTAPTQVEINLIEQELNNATLKHSLSDPDFDPRAITPVQKPPTTQPNSDLLGTHEHYNQKVLTPAVETEPAEIDPFDTSIAVNIQPGRTELKLLEDELIPAAAVSATPNPDILSDSQETGSIFVKVLTPQPSNSIDETDIDPFDTSFANDLGPGKTEIKLLENELIHN